A window of Costertonia aggregata contains these coding sequences:
- a CDS encoding TatD family hydrolase, which yields MIITDTHTHLYSEAFDRDRDAVIKRALDAGVKRFFVPAIDSTYTQSMLALKKAYPEHMFLMMGLHPTHVKENYEEELAHVEEMLVEHKFYAVGEIGIDLYWDKSFFRQQQEAFRHQIRLAKTYELPIVIHCRDAFEEIFAILEEEKGEGLFGIFHCFTGSLEQAHTAIQYNMKLGIGGVSTFKNGKIDTFLDKIDVKHIVLETDAPYLSPVPYRGKRNESVYIVKVLEKLSDIYGIPQEEIAQITTQNSKAVFGI from the coding sequence ATGATAATTACCGATACACATACCCATTTATATAGTGAAGCTTTTGACAGGGACCGTGATGCAGTTATTAAAAGAGCACTTGACGCAGGGGTAAAACGATTTTTCGTCCCGGCTATAGATTCTACCTATACACAATCAATGTTGGCTTTGAAAAAAGCCTATCCAGAGCATATGTTTTTGATGATGGGGCTTCACCCTACCCACGTGAAAGAAAATTATGAAGAAGAGCTTGCCCATGTAGAGGAAATGTTGGTGGAGCATAAATTTTATGCCGTAGGTGAAATTGGAATTGATCTCTACTGGGACAAAAGCTTTTTTCGACAGCAGCAAGAAGCGTTCAGACATCAAATAAGATTGGCGAAAACATATGAATTGCCCATAGTGATACATTGTAGGGATGCCTTTGAAGAGATTTTCGCAATTTTGGAAGAAGAAAAGGGTGAGGGTTTGTTCGGGATTTTTCATTGTTTTACGGGGTCTTTGGAACAGGCGCACACCGCTATACAATATAACATGAAATTGGGTATAGGTGGGGTGTCCACCTTTAAAAATGGTAAAATCGATACCTTTTTGGATAAAATAGATGTAAAGCATATCGTTTTAGAAACCGATGCGCCCTATTTATCGCCGGTACCCTATCGTGGAAAACGAAATGAAAGTGTGTACATAGTAAAGGTGCTTGAGAAACTGTCCGACATTTATGGGATTCCGCAAGAAGAAATAGCCCAAATAACAACACAAAATTCTAAAGCCGTATTCGGAATATAG
- a CDS encoding retropepsin-like aspartic protease family protein, with protein MSSLKKFLQKKNYAKIPLVITATNHFELTAKINGITGRFILDTGASNTCVGFDRIDFFKLTYQESDIKAAGAGATNMQTLISTKNRIEIGKWKSKKSKIVLFDLVHVNEALTAHKALPVDGIIGADILKKTKAIIDYNKSCLYVRL; from the coding sequence ATGTCATCGCTCAAAAAGTTTTTGCAAAAGAAAAATTATGCCAAAATTCCACTGGTAATTACCGCTACCAATCATTTTGAGCTGACTGCAAAAATCAATGGGATTACCGGAAGGTTTATATTGGATACGGGAGCCTCGAATACCTGTGTGGGTTTTGATAGGATTGATTTCTTCAAACTAACGTACCAAGAATCGGATATCAAGGCAGCGGGAGCCGGGGCTACGAATATGCAAACATTGATATCCACAAAGAACCGTATCGAAATTGGGAAATGGAAAAGCAAAAAATCAAAAATTGTCCTATTTGATCTGGTACATGTGAACGAAGCGTTAACCGCACACAAGGCACTTCCCGTAGATGGTATTATCGGAGCGGATATCCTCAAAAAAACCAAAGCCATTATCGACTACAATAAAAGTTGCCTTTATGTAAGGCTCTGA
- a CDS encoding cytochrome-c peroxidase, protein MGKISLKPAAYIFFLSFLFVGCNKEDNTYIEIGLDDELEETLVSIYGSLDGITLPNSDAYQKIPADPNNKITKEKVALGKLLFHETALATNPKQEESMGTYSCASCHHSKAGFQSGMKQGIGEGGIGFGFMGETRKMAPNYDASNVDVQPLRSPTILNTAYQDVMLWNGQFGATGTNKGTEAQWTIDTPKEKNNLGFQGLETQAIAGLGVHRLKMDAEMLKNNNTYKSLFDDAFPEVPENDRYSLINGALAIAAYERTVLASEAPFQKWLKGKANTMNENDKNGAILFFGKAKCYTCHSGPGLNGMDFHALGMADLEGTDVIGDIKDADKKGRGGFTKNPEDDYKFKTPTLYNLRDLKFLGHGGSFMSIKEVIEYKNLAIAQNNEVPSDKLSPLFIPLGLSTEEIQQLTSFVENSLYDDNLQRFAPESLPTGQCFPNADAQSKIDMDCN, encoded by the coding sequence ATGGGCAAAATAAGTCTAAAACCTGCAGCTTATATCTTTTTTCTTTCTTTTTTGTTTGTAGGATGCAACAAAGAAGATAACACCTACATTGAAATAGGTTTGGACGACGAACTTGAAGAAACCTTGGTTTCGATATACGGAAGTTTGGATGGGATAACACTTCCCAACAGTGATGCATATCAAAAGATTCCCGCAGACCCCAACAATAAGATCACTAAAGAAAAGGTGGCCCTTGGCAAGCTTTTGTTCCATGAAACCGCACTTGCCACCAATCCAAAACAAGAGGAGAGCATGGGCACATATTCTTGCGCTAGTTGCCACCATAGTAAAGCCGGTTTTCAAAGCGGCATGAAACAAGGAATCGGTGAAGGTGGTATTGGATTTGGCTTTATGGGGGAGACGAGAAAAATGGCACCCAACTATGATGCTTCCAATGTAGACGTACAGCCCCTGCGGTCTCCTACCATACTAAATACTGCATACCAAGACGTTATGCTTTGGAACGGACAATTTGGCGCTACAGGAACCAATAAAGGCACTGAGGCCCAATGGACGATCGATACGCCTAAAGAAAAAAACAACCTCGGTTTTCAAGGATTGGAAACACAAGCAATCGCTGGTCTTGGCGTACATAGGTTAAAAATGGACGCCGAAATGCTAAAAAATAATAACACGTACAAATCGCTTTTCGATGATGCTTTCCCAGAAGTTCCGGAAAACGATAGATATTCACTGATCAATGGTGCCTTGGCCATTGCGGCCTATGAAAGAACGGTACTGGCCTCCGAAGCCCCCTTTCAAAAATGGTTGAAGGGTAAAGCCAACACTATGAACGAAAATGATAAAAATGGTGCCATCTTATTTTTTGGAAAGGCAAAATGCTATACCTGCCATTCGGGACCTGGATTGAACGGAATGGATTTTCATGCACTCGGCATGGCCGATTTGGAAGGAACCGATGTTATAGGCGACATCAAAGACGCAGATAAAAAAGGTAGAGGTGGTTTCACCAAAAACCCTGAAGACGACTATAAGTTTAAAACTCCTACACTGTACAACCTTAGAGACCTAAAATTTTTAGGGCATGGGGGTAGTTTTATGTCCATTAAAGAAGTTATTGAATACAAAAACTTGGCAATAGCTCAAAACAACGAAGTCCCTAGCGATAAACTATCTCCACTGTTTATTCCGTTAGGCCTATCAACAGAGGAAATACAGCAGCTTACAAGTTTTGTTGAAAATAGTTTGTACGATGACAATCTACAACGCTTTGCACCTGAAAGCCTTCCTACGGGACAGTGTTTCCCGAACGCCGATGCACAATCAAAAATAGATATGGACTGTAACTAA
- the odhB gene encoding 2-oxoglutarate dehydrogenase complex dihydrolipoyllysine-residue succinyltransferase, giving the protein MILEMKVPSPGESITEVEIAEWLVEDGDYVEKDQAIAEVDSDKATLELPAEESGVITLKAEVGDAVEVGAVVCLIDTSAEKPGGASKGASTASGGDEGSGSDAEKDLTKQQENTSNKKDSEKAPQPPQAKETYASGVASPAAKKILNEKGIEASSVKGTGRDGRITKDDAVNAVPSMGTPTGGNRGETRSKLSMLRRKVAERLVSAKNETAMLTTFNEVDMSPIFELRKQYKEAFKEKHGVGLGFMSFFTKAVVRALEMYPAVNSMIDGKEMISYDFADISIAVSGPKGLMVPVIRNAENLTFRGIEAEVKRLAIRAREGEITVDEMTGGTFTITNGGVFGSMLSTPIINPPQSAILGMHNIVERPIVRDGAIAIAPIMYVALSYDHRIIDGKESVGFLVAVKEALESPEELLMDNNVKKALEM; this is encoded by the coding sequence ATGATTCTAGAAATGAAAGTTCCCTCACCTGGGGAATCCATAACCGAAGTCGAAATTGCGGAATGGCTGGTAGAGGATGGCGACTACGTTGAAAAAGACCAGGCCATTGCAGAAGTAGACTCTGACAAAGCAACTTTGGAACTACCTGCCGAGGAAAGCGGTGTGATAACCTTAAAAGCCGAAGTAGGGGATGCTGTTGAGGTCGGCGCAGTGGTATGTTTGATAGATACAAGTGCCGAAAAACCTGGAGGAGCTAGCAAAGGTGCCAGTACTGCATCTGGCGGCGATGAAGGTTCGGGAAGTGATGCGGAAAAAGATCTGACCAAACAGCAAGAAAACACGTCCAATAAAAAAGATAGTGAAAAAGCACCGCAACCACCACAGGCCAAAGAAACCTATGCATCTGGAGTGGCCTCGCCAGCAGCTAAAAAAATCCTGAACGAAAAAGGGATAGAGGCTTCATCTGTAAAAGGAACAGGAAGGGACGGTAGAATAACAAAAGATGATGCAGTGAATGCCGTGCCGTCTATGGGAACTCCTACCGGGGGCAATAGGGGTGAGACACGTTCCAAACTTTCCATGCTGCGTAGAAAGGTTGCGGAACGGTTGGTTTCCGCCAAAAATGAGACCGCTATGTTGACGACGTTCAACGAGGTTGATATGTCACCTATTTTTGAACTTAGAAAACAATATAAAGAGGCCTTTAAGGAAAAACATGGGGTCGGTTTAGGATTTATGTCCTTCTTTACCAAAGCAGTCGTACGTGCCTTGGAAATGTACCCTGCCGTAAATTCTATGATAGATGGCAAAGAAATGATATCGTATGATTTTGCCGATATAAGTATTGCGGTTTCCGGGCCAAAGGGATTAATGGTACCAGTTATCCGAAATGCGGAGAACCTCACCTTTAGGGGTATTGAAGCTGAAGTCAAACGTTTGGCCATTAGGGCTAGGGAAGGGGAGATTACCGTTGATGAGATGACCGGAGGAACATTTACCATCACCAACGGTGGTGTGTTTGGTTCCATGTTGTCCACACCGATCATAAACCCTCCACAGAGTGCCATTCTAGGGATGCACAATATAGTGGAAAGGCCTATTGTAAGAGACGGTGCTATAGCAATTGCTCCGATAATGTATGTCGCACTTTCCTACGACCATAGAATAATAGATGGTAAAGAATCCGTTGGGTTTTTAGTGGCCGTGAAAGAGGCATTGGAAAGTCCTGAAGAACTATTGATGGATAACAATGTGAAAAAAGCGTTGGAGATGTAA
- a CDS encoding 2-oxoglutarate dehydrogenase E1 component — translation MDKYSFLNTAHTSFFAELYDKYLTHPDSVEPSWRAFFQGFDFGTETALDELDIQTITQAASINNGQQLGMPESLQKEFQVIRLIDGYRSRGHLFTETNPVRERRKYEPTLDIENFGLTNADMETVFNAGEIIGIGPSSLKEIVLHLKRIYCDAIGVEYMYIRKPERIEWIQNWLNVNDNHPDYDADRKKQILKKLSQAVSFESFLHTKYVGQKRFSLEGNESLIPGLDAIVERAAEMGVEQFVMGMAHRGRLNVLTNIFGKSAKDIFSEFDGKDYEQEIFDGDVKYHLGWTSDRKSDNGKKIKMNIAPNPSHLETVGAVVEGITRAKQDTHYPEDFSKVLPIVVHGDAAIAGQGLVYEVVQMAQLDGYKTNGTIHIVVNNQIGFTTNYLDARSSTYCTDVGKVTLSPVLHVNADDAEAVVHASLFALEYRMRFNRDVFIDLLGYRKYGHNEGDEPRFTQPKLYKAIAKHKNPRDIYADKLIAEGVIDESYVKKLEDEYKASLEEELEDSRKEDKTVITPFMADEWKGFENVREWEMMDAVDTTFDKEKLTDIAKVITQLPTDKKFLRKVEKLVKDRHKMFFETDKLDWAMGELLAYGTLLQEGYGVRMSGQDVERGTFSHRHAVMKVEESEEEILLLNHISGTQGKFQIYNSLLSEYGVVGFDYGYAMASPNTLTIWEAQFGDFSNGAQIMIDQYISAAEDKWKLQNGLVMLLPHGYEGQGAEHSSARMERYLQLCARDNMYIADVTTPAQMFHILRRQLKSNFRKPLIIFTPKSLLRHPKAVSSVDELSNGAFKEVIDDASADIKKVKSLVFCTGKFYYDLLAAKEEHERDDVALVRVEQLFPVPSNQMKDIIKKYKNANDVVWAQEEPRNMGAWSHMMMHFSEANKFRVASRRFYAAPAAGSAVRSKARHQQVIDYVFDKSKDNMTRPSSSVKK, via the coding sequence ATGGATAAATATTCCTTCTTAAATACTGCGCACACTTCATTTTTTGCAGAATTGTATGACAAATATTTGACCCATCCGGACAGTGTAGAGCCTAGTTGGCGCGCTTTCTTCCAAGGTTTTGATTTTGGGACGGAAACAGCTTTGGATGAACTGGATATTCAGACGATAACCCAAGCAGCATCCATTAATAATGGGCAACAATTAGGAATGCCGGAATCCCTTCAAAAGGAATTTCAGGTCATTCGTTTGATCGATGGTTACCGCAGCCGAGGTCATTTGTTTACCGAGACCAATCCGGTAAGGGAAAGAAGAAAGTATGAACCAACATTGGATATTGAGAATTTTGGGCTCACCAATGCGGACATGGAAACTGTTTTCAATGCCGGTGAGATTATTGGTATTGGGCCAAGCAGTTTAAAGGAAATTGTTCTTCACCTAAAACGCATCTACTGTGACGCTATTGGTGTTGAATATATGTACATTCGTAAACCGGAACGCATTGAGTGGATTCAAAATTGGCTGAATGTAAATGACAATCATCCAGATTATGATGCCGATAGAAAAAAGCAGATTCTTAAGAAATTGAGTCAAGCGGTGTCTTTTGAATCGTTTTTACATACAAAATATGTAGGGCAAAAACGGTTTTCGCTAGAAGGGAACGAGTCGCTTATACCCGGGCTAGATGCCATTGTGGAGCGTGCCGCTGAAATGGGTGTGGAACAATTCGTTATGGGAATGGCCCATAGAGGTAGGTTAAATGTGCTGACCAATATTTTTGGTAAGTCCGCAAAGGATATTTTTAGCGAGTTTGATGGAAAAGACTATGAGCAGGAGATTTTTGACGGCGACGTAAAATATCATTTGGGTTGGACATCCGATAGGAAATCGGATAACGGTAAAAAAATTAAAATGAACATTGCCCCCAATCCATCACACTTGGAAACCGTTGGGGCAGTGGTTGAAGGTATAACAAGGGCCAAACAAGATACCCACTATCCAGAGGATTTTTCCAAAGTACTACCCATTGTCGTGCATGGTGATGCAGCCATTGCAGGCCAAGGTTTGGTATATGAGGTAGTACAGATGGCCCAATTGGATGGTTACAAGACCAATGGCACCATCCATATAGTAGTGAACAATCAAATCGGGTTTACCACAAACTATTTGGATGCCCGCTCCTCGACATATTGTACCGATGTGGGCAAGGTAACATTGAGTCCCGTATTGCATGTAAATGCCGACGATGCCGAAGCGGTCGTACACGCATCACTTTTCGCTTTGGAATATCGCATGCGTTTCAACAGGGATGTGTTCATAGACCTGTTGGGATATCGAAAATACGGTCATAATGAAGGCGACGAACCACGCTTTACACAACCAAAACTTTACAAGGCGATCGCCAAGCATAAGAACCCACGGGATATTTACGCCGATAAATTGATTGCAGAGGGTGTAATTGATGAAAGTTATGTGAAAAAGCTTGAGGACGAATACAAGGCTTCGCTTGAGGAGGAATTGGAAGATTCCAGAAAAGAGGACAAAACGGTCATCACACCTTTTATGGCAGATGAGTGGAAAGGGTTCGAAAACGTTCGCGAATGGGAAATGATGGATGCTGTCGATACCACTTTCGATAAAGAAAAATTAACTGATATCGCAAAGGTGATTACCCAATTGCCTACCGATAAGAAGTTTTTGCGCAAAGTAGAAAAATTGGTCAAGGACCGTCATAAAATGTTCTTTGAGACAGATAAGCTAGATTGGGCCATGGGCGAGCTATTGGCATACGGCACTTTGTTGCAAGAGGGGTATGGCGTTCGAATGTCAGGGCAGGATGTGGAGCGTGGTACATTCTCCCACCGTCATGCGGTCATGAAGGTAGAGGAGAGCGAAGAGGAAATATTGTTGCTTAACCACATATCCGGTACACAAGGAAAATTCCAGATTTATAATTCACTATTATCTGAATACGGTGTCGTTGGTTTTGATTATGGCTATGCCATGGCAAGCCCGAACACCTTGACTATTTGGGAAGCCCAGTTCGGGGATTTCAGCAATGGGGCCCAGATCATGATCGATCAATATATTTCGGCGGCCGAGGACAAGTGGAAATTACAGAACGGCTTGGTCATGTTATTGCCCCATGGATATGAAGGTCAGGGGGCCGAGCATTCTTCGGCGCGCATGGAAAGATACCTACAGCTTTGCGCAAGGGATAATATGTACATTGCCGATGTGACCACTCCAGCACAGATGTTCCATATTTTAAGAAGGCAATTGAAAAGTAATTTTAGAAAACCATTGATTATTTTTACCCCAAAAAGTCTACTGCGTCACCCCAAAGCAGTATCGTCTGTTGACGAATTGTCCAACGGAGCATTCAAAGAGGTTATTGATGATGCTTCGGCCGATATAAAGAAGGTAAAGAGTCTGGTTTTCTGCACTGGTAAATTTTATTACGATTTATTGGCGGCAAAAGAAGAGCATGAAAGAGATGATGTCGCATTGGTGCGGGTCGAGCAACTTTTTCCGGTACCATCAAATCAAATGAAAGATATTATCAAAAAGTACAAAAATGCCAATGACGTGGTCTGGGCACAAGAAGAGCCCCGTAACATGGGTGCTTGGAGCCATATGATGATGCACTTTAGCGAAGCCAATAAGTTTCGTGTGGCCTCCCGACGTTTTTATGCAGCGCCTGCTGCTGGAAGTGCGGTACGCTCCAAGGCAAGGCATCAACAGGTAATAGACTATGTTTTTGACAAGTCAAAAGACAATATGACCCGACCCAGTAGTAGCGTGAAAAAATAA
- a CDS encoding alpha-ketoglutarate decarboxylase: MTPLFQKQTKILFLGALFLFLGQNCIAQKSMFWENVRFGGGLGLGFTNGGFNGFISPSAIYQFNDRFAAGTSLSFNYAKFDENTFLAYGGSILSLYNPLRYVQLSAEVEQLRINRTLALDGGNFEDNYWSPAVFFGVGYTDRNFTVGIRYNILHDNTKSIYANAWMPFVRVFF; encoded by the coding sequence ATGACACCATTATTTCAAAAGCAAACCAAAATCCTATTTTTAGGGGCACTCTTTTTATTTTTAGGACAAAACTGTATCGCCCAAAAGAGTATGTTCTGGGAAAATGTGCGGTTTGGAGGTGGTTTGGGCCTGGGGTTTACCAATGGCGGTTTCAATGGCTTCATCTCCCCTAGTGCCATATACCAATTCAACGATCGATTTGCCGCTGGTACCAGTTTGAGCTTCAACTATGCCAAGTTTGACGAAAATACATTTTTGGCTTACGGCGGAAGCATACTATCGCTATACAATCCCTTGCGATATGTGCAGCTATCCGCAGAAGTTGAACAACTACGCATAAACAGGACATTAGCTTTGGACGGCGGAAATTTTGAGGACAATTATTGGTCGCCCGCCGTATTTTTTGGAGTGGGCTACACCGATAGGAATTTTACCGTTGGCATTAGGTACAATATCCTGCACGACAATACCAAAAGTATATACGCCAATGCCTGGATGCCTTTTGTGCGTGTTTTTTTCTAA
- a CDS encoding metal-dependent hydrolase family protein, with the protein MKPFLSICIFFLVFAVSAQDIYLHCGSVMDTQTGKISSDKTIIVSGNSITSIINGYVNGSNTDTVIDLKNKVVLPGLIDMHVHIENEFNPRTYVKQFTSNPADVAFESTVYAKRTLLAGFTTVRDLGGSGVNIALRNAINKGLVDGPRIFTAGKALATTGGHADPTNGYRNDLMGDPGPKEGVVNSVDDAKKAVRQRYKNGADVIKITATGGVLSVAKSGQNPQFTLDEIKAITSTAKNYGFSVAAHAHGDEGMKLAVLGGVQTIEHGTLMSKETMALMKEYNCFVIPTISAGKQVAEKAKIPGFFPEVVAKKALDIGPKHSAKIGEFYKNGVPMGFGTDAGVFPHGKNAIEFGYLLEAGIPVKESLKAATVTNAKLLGMETQLGQLKEGFLADIIAVDENPMKNVKTLEKVVFVMKDGKVYKN; encoded by the coding sequence ATGAAACCGTTTTTATCAATTTGCATTTTTTTTCTAGTCTTTGCCGTTTCCGCCCAAGATATCTATCTGCATTGCGGAAGTGTCATGGACACCCAAACCGGTAAAATTTCCTCGGATAAGACCATAATTGTTTCTGGGAATAGTATAACATCTATCATAAACGGATATGTGAACGGGTCGAATACGGATACCGTAATCGATTTAAAAAATAAAGTGGTCCTACCCGGATTGATAGACATGCACGTTCATATTGAAAACGAGTTCAACCCCAGGACATACGTAAAGCAGTTTACAAGTAATCCGGCCGATGTAGCATTTGAATCCACGGTTTATGCAAAAAGAACTTTACTGGCTGGTTTCACTACGGTTCGCGATTTGGGAGGTTCAGGCGTAAACATCGCCTTACGAAATGCCATAAACAAAGGGTTGGTCGATGGGCCGCGTATTTTTACCGCAGGCAAAGCACTGGCGACCACCGGTGGGCATGCCGACCCTACAAACGGCTACAGAAATGATTTAATGGGCGACCCAGGGCCAAAAGAAGGTGTGGTCAATTCGGTTGACGATGCTAAAAAAGCTGTGCGCCAACGGTACAAAAATGGGGCCGACGTCATAAAGATTACAGCCACGGGAGGCGTGTTGAGCGTTGCTAAGAGCGGTCAGAACCCGCAATTTACCCTAGACGAAATAAAAGCGATAACCAGTACCGCTAAAAACTACGGATTTTCAGTTGCTGCCCACGCCCATGGTGATGAAGGTATGAAACTGGCTGTTTTGGGTGGTGTACAGACCATTGAACATGGTACCTTAATGAGTAAAGAAACCATGGCGCTCATGAAAGAATATAACTGTTTTGTGATACCCACCATAAGTGCGGGAAAACAAGTGGCGGAAAAAGCCAAGATACCAGGTTTTTTCCCAGAGGTCGTGGCCAAAAAAGCATTGGATATTGGCCCAAAACATTCTGCCAAAATAGGGGAGTTTTACAAAAATGGAGTGCCGATGGGTTTTGGGACCGATGCCGGGGTTTTTCCGCATGGTAAGAACGCGATCGAGTTTGGATATCTTTTGGAGGCCGGTATTCCGGTAAAGGAATCATTAAAGGCGGCCACGGTCACCAATGCCAAGCTATTGGGAATGGAAACACAATTGGGACAGTTAAAAGAAGGTTTTTTGGCCGATATCATTGCGGTAGACGAAAATCCGATGAAGAACGTAAAAACCTTGGAAAAGGTGGTCTTTGTAATGAAAGATGGCAAAGTGTACAAGAACTAA
- the galE gene encoding UDP-glucose 4-epimerase GalE, whose amino-acid sequence MKILVTGGLGFIGSHAVVELQSEGFEVIIIDDCSNASEKVLEGITAITDKVPIFEKLDLKEKDKVQDFFKRHQDIEGVIHFAASKAVGESVEKPLLYYENNIGTLVYLLKELSQKSKSSFIFSSSCTVYGQADEMPITEDAPVKVAESPYGNTKQMGEEIIADTCKVTPGLKAIALRYFNPMGAHPSVEIGELPVGVPQNLVPFITQTAAGLREKLSVFGNDYPTGDGTCIRDYIHVVDLARAHVVALQRLLEEKNDENYEVFNVGTGKGSSVLEAIQSFERVSGKKLNYEIVDRRPGDITSAYADTTKANTVLGWKAKSTLDEAMKSAWEWEKKIRKL is encoded by the coding sequence ATGAAAATACTCGTAACAGGAGGCTTGGGATTTATTGGCTCCCATGCCGTGGTAGAATTGCAGAGCGAAGGTTTTGAAGTAATTATTATAGATGATTGTTCAAATGCATCAGAGAAAGTTCTGGAAGGCATAACAGCAATTACCGATAAAGTCCCGATTTTTGAAAAGCTGGATTTAAAGGAAAAAGATAAAGTCCAAGATTTTTTCAAAAGACATCAAGATATTGAAGGTGTTATCCATTTTGCGGCATCCAAAGCGGTAGGCGAAAGCGTTGAGAAACCCTTATTGTATTACGAGAACAATATTGGCACCCTGGTCTACCTATTAAAAGAGCTTTCGCAAAAAAGTAAGTCCAGCTTTATTTTTAGTTCTTCCTGTACGGTATACGGGCAGGCAGATGAAATGCCGATTACAGAGGATGCTCCTGTAAAAGTGGCAGAATCCCCGTATGGGAATACCAAACAAATGGGTGAGGAAATTATTGCCGATACCTGCAAAGTAACTCCAGGGCTAAAGGCCATAGCGCTGCGTTATTTTAATCCTATGGGAGCGCACCCTAGCGTGGAGATTGGGGAATTGCCCGTTGGGGTGCCCCAAAACCTTGTGCCCTTTATTACCCAGACCGCTGCAGGTCTACGAGAAAAGCTTTCTGTTTTTGGTAATGATTATCCAACTGGGGATGGCACATGTATAAGGGATTATATTCACGTGGTAGATTTGGCAAGGGCCCATGTTGTGGCATTACAGCGATTGTTAGAGGAAAAAAATGATGAAAATTATGAAGTCTTCAATGTAGGAACGGGCAAAGGAAGTTCTGTTTTGGAAGCTATCCAAAGTTTTGAGCGTGTGTCCGGAAAAAAATTGAATTATGAAATCGTGGATAGAAGGCCAGGAGATATTACGTCCGCTTATGCCGATACCACCAAGGCCAATACAGTTTTGGGTTGGAAAGCCAAATCAACACTAGATGAAGCCATGAAATCTGCTTGGGAGTGGGAGAAAAAAATCAGGAAGCTTTAG
- a CDS encoding DegT/DnrJ/EryC1/StrS family aminotransferase — translation MKKIQMVDLNGQYQEIKDQVNSSISRILESAAFINGPEVHAFQKELETYLGVKHVIPCANGTDALQIAMMGLGLRPGDEVITADFTFAATVEVIALLQLTPVLVDVTADTFNIDISAIEKAITPRTKAIVPVHLFGQCADMDAILSLAEKHNLYVIEDNAQAIGANHTFKDGSKQKAGSIGHVGATSFFPSKNLGAYGDGGAIFTNDDALAHTIRGMVNHGMYERYHHDVVGVNSRLDSIQAAILRAKLPKLDEYCHKRRQAARKYSSAFSGQEHIVVPKTVNGCDGICDTCDCHVFHQYTLRITNGKRDDLVQHLNDMGIPCGVYYPIPLHRQKAYVDERYREVDFPVTNQLVKEVISLPMHTELDDEQIDFITNTVIHFINS, via the coding sequence ATGAAGAAAATACAAATGGTAGACCTAAATGGTCAATACCAAGAGATCAAGGATCAAGTGAACTCTTCTATCTCACGAATTCTGGAATCGGCAGCTTTTATCAACGGCCCAGAAGTACACGCTTTTCAAAAAGAGTTGGAAACCTATTTGGGCGTAAAGCATGTGATTCCCTGTGCCAACGGTACCGATGCGCTGCAAATTGCCATGATGGGCTTGGGCCTACGACCGGGGGATGAGGTGATCACTGCCGATTTCACCTTTGCGGCCACAGTTGAGGTAATCGCACTACTGCAATTGACGCCTGTTCTGGTCGATGTTACTGCGGATACTTTTAATATTGATATTTCGGCCATTGAGAAAGCCATAACACCAAGAACCAAAGCTATTGTGCCCGTACATCTTTTTGGGCAGTGTGCAGACATGGATGCGATTTTGTCTTTGGCGGAAAAGCATAATCTATACGTAATTGAAGACAATGCCCAAGCTATTGGCGCCAATCATACTTTTAAAGATGGAAGTAAGCAAAAGGCGGGGAGTATTGGTCATGTCGGTGCCACTTCTTTTTTCCCATCCAAAAATTTGGGTGCATATGGTGATGGTGGGGCAATTTTCACCAATGATGACGCACTGGCCCATACCATTCGCGGTATGGTAAACCATGGTATGTATGAGCGGTATCATCATGATGTGGTAGGGGTCAATTCAAGATTGGATTCCATTCAAGCTGCCATACTACGGGCAAAATTGCCAAAATTGGATGAATACTGCCACAAAAGGCGACAAGCTGCCCGAAAATATTCCTCTGCCTTTAGTGGGCAGGAACATATTGTAGTGCCAAAGACCGTTAATGGGTGTGACGGTATTTGTGATACTTGCGATTGTCATGTATTTCATCAGTATACCTTACGAATAACCAACGGCAAACGAGATGATCTGGTACAGCATCTGAACGATATGGGCATACCTTGTGGCGTGTACTATCCTATTCCCTTGCATAGGCAAAAAGCATATGTAGATGAGCGTTATAGAGAAGTTGATTTTCCGGTGACCAATCAGTTGGTAAAAGAGGTAATCTCTTTACCCATGCATACCGAGTTGGACGATGAGCAAATAGATTTTATAACAAATACCGTGATTCATTTTATTAACTCATAA